A genomic window from Anthocerotibacter panamensis C109 includes:
- a CDS encoding HU family DNA-binding protein, with the protein MYEESTVNKGELVDAVAKKTDKTKKDVDQIISAALEAIMEAVSSDQKVTLVGFGSFEARERQEREGRNPQTGAKMTIKASKVPAFAAGKSFKEKVEGSVAE; encoded by the coding sequence ATGTATGAGGAGAGCACGGTGAACAAAGGTGAATTGGTTGACGCGGTAGCTAAAAAGACAGACAAGACCAAAAAAGATGTCGATCAGATTATCTCGGCGGCCCTGGAAGCCATTATGGAGGCGGTTTCCTCGGACCAGAAAGTAACGCTGGTTGGTTTTGGCTCCTTTGAGGCCCGCGAACGTCAAGAACGGGAAGGCCGCAACCCGCAAACGGGGGCCAAGATGACCATTAAGGCTTCCAAAGTCCCGGCCTTCGCCGCAGGTAAGTCCTTCAAAGAAAAAGTCGAAGGCTCGGTAGCTGAGTAG
- a CDS encoding tRNA (5-methylaminomethyl-2-thiouridine)(34)-methyltransferase MnmD, translated as MADWSIQPTADGSVTFFSHIFQEAFHSHTGAYQEALGKFVYPSGLLKRAGPIRLLDICYGLGYNSAALLECLWQERPGVKVEVIALDLDPTVAQVAKNLGWLASWSLAAEPLGQLATDLQVTTEGLEAVFWAGDARETIQRVPLGWADGIFLDPFSPARCPMLWTAEFLALVAQRLHPEGRLVTYSAAAAVRQGLRLAGLTVRSTPPVGRRSPGTIAAFGAEDGWGIPLSTQEQEHLCTKAAVPYRDPTLQADTETIHRERRLVQETSDLASGSAWRRRWLVRP; from the coding sequence ATGGCAGATTGGTCAATCCAACCTACCGCTGATGGGTCGGTTACTTTTTTTTCCCATATCTTCCAGGAAGCCTTCCACAGCCACACCGGGGCCTACCAAGAAGCTTTGGGCAAGTTTGTCTACCCTAGCGGTTTATTAAAGCGGGCGGGGCCTATTCGCCTGCTGGATATTTGTTATGGGTTGGGGTACAACAGTGCTGCACTCCTGGAATGCCTGTGGCAAGAACGTCCTGGGGTAAAGGTTGAGGTCATTGCTCTGGACTTAGATCCCACCGTCGCTCAAGTGGCTAAGAATTTAGGTTGGCTGGCCTCCTGGTCGCTGGCTGCAGAACCCCTTGGGCAGCTTGCCACAGATTTGCAAGTGACGACTGAGGGTCTGGAGGCTGTTTTTTGGGCTGGAGATGCCCGTGAGACCATCCAACGGGTACCCCTGGGTTGGGCAGACGGAATTTTCCTGGACCCCTTCTCACCTGCTCGCTGTCCGATGCTATGGACGGCTGAATTTCTGGCACTAGTTGCCCAACGGCTCCATCCCGAGGGGCGTTTGGTGACCTATAGTGCTGCTGCTGCTGTTCGGCAGGGACTCCGGTTGGCGGGGCTCACTGTTCGCTCTACCCCGCCGGTAGGTCGCCGTAGCCCCGGCACCATCGCTGCTTTTGGAGCGGAAGATGGATGGGGCATCCCACTCTCTACTCAGGAGCAAGAACATTTATGCACCAAAGCCGCCGTTCCCTATCGTGACCCGACCCTACAGGCCGATACCGAAACGATTCACCGGGAGCGTCGTCTGGTGCAGGAAACTTCGGATTTAGCCTCTGGGTCCGCGTGGCGCAGGCGTTGGTTGGTCCGGCCCTAG
- a CDS encoding 2Fe-2S iron-sulfur cluster-binding protein has product MAKHHRFEIHDPATGNHWSLSVEEDRYLLAQAQEQGIHLPFSCAQGVCTTCAVRIRTGKLYQPEAFGISQPLQQEGYALLCVGYARSDLSVELQDEDEVYDLQFGRDFPTKAQPGLPLDLE; this is encoded by the coding sequence ATGGCGAAACACCACCGCTTTGAAATCCACGACCCTGCCACGGGCAATCATTGGTCGCTGTCCGTCGAGGAGGACCGCTATCTGTTGGCTCAAGCCCAGGAACAGGGCATTCATTTACCCTTCTCCTGTGCTCAAGGGGTCTGCACCACCTGCGCGGTGCGTATCCGCACCGGGAAGCTCTATCAGCCCGAGGCTTTTGGGATTTCCCAGCCATTGCAGCAAGAGGGCTACGCGCTACTCTGTGTCGGCTACGCCCGTTCCGACCTGTCTGTAGAACTCCAGGATGAGGATGAAGTCTACGACCTGCAATTTGGCCGCGACTTCCCGACCAAAGCCCAGCCCGGTCTTCCCCTAGATCTCGAATAA
- a CDS encoding single stranded DNA-binding domain-containing protein, which produces MVLLRRSIFQQEIPALLKVVLLILGLTLAPIHAFAALAASVGIDIATARTFPLGSIVTIEGSVTAPSGIFQSSLFDEGFALQDRTGGIYVRTFANLGLPVGQRVRVTGQLFDNFGLLSLILNFSNDVEIGGRGPRVQPERVGTGAVGEATEGLLIRVDGIITQPIMDELPFGHRFFINNGSGEVQVFINTTTGIDVSTLQPGQRVRVTGFSGQAADQYEILPRFTSDIVSF; this is translated from the coding sequence ATGGTTCTTTTAAGGCGCTCAATTTTCCAACAGGAAATACCGGCCCTGCTTAAGGTAGTGCTACTAATCCTAGGACTTACCCTCGCTCCCATACATGCTTTTGCTGCACTTGCTGCCTCAGTAGGCATCGATATCGCCACGGCGCGAACCTTCCCTTTAGGAAGCATAGTAACTATTGAGGGTTCGGTCACTGCTCCTTCAGGAATTTTCCAATCCAGCCTCTTTGATGAAGGGTTCGCGCTCCAGGACCGTACCGGGGGTATTTACGTCAGGACCTTTGCTAACCTTGGCCTCCCGGTAGGCCAGCGTGTCCGCGTAACCGGCCAACTTTTCGATAACTTCGGGTTACTTAGCCTCATCCTGAATTTCTCCAACGACGTAGAGATTGGGGGCAGAGGGCCAAGAGTGCAACCAGAACGGGTAGGAACCGGCGCGGTCGGCGAGGCAACGGAAGGGTTACTGATTAGAGTGGACGGCATAATCACACAACCCATTATGGATGAACTACCCTTTGGTCACCGCTTCTTTATCAATAATGGTTCCGGTGAAGTCCAAGTCTTCATCAACACCACAACCGGCATTGATGTGAGCACCCTACAACCAGGACAGCGTGTGCGGGTGACCGGATTTAGCGGACAGGCCGCCGATCAATACGAAATTCTCCCTCGCTTTACTAGCGATATCGTCTCTTTCTAA
- a CDS encoding L,D-transpeptidase has translation MGQRRWSWVLVGSLTASLLVLPLAAREILSSPAEQEAFRLQQQLHRIQLVLDLNLRQLTVWRGDGTLLRTYPVAIGRLGWPTPKGEFQILKKISAPSWEHIFTREQFPPGVQGNPLGPYYLGFKQEGRDEYGLHGTNQPDSIGKAISHGCVRLFNRDITELYSLVEVGTPLRVQ, from the coding sequence ATGGGGCAGCGACGGTGGTCATGGGTCCTAGTGGGCAGCCTTACCGCCAGCCTCCTAGTCCTGCCTTTGGCTGCCCGCGAGATCCTCAGCAGTCCGGCAGAGCAGGAAGCCTTCCGGCTCCAACAACAATTACATCGCATCCAGTTGGTCCTTGACCTCAACCTGCGCCAACTCACCGTTTGGCGGGGGGATGGGACACTCCTTAGGACTTATCCGGTTGCGATAGGTCGCTTGGGTTGGCCCACGCCTAAAGGTGAATTCCAGATCCTCAAAAAAATTTCCGCCCCGTCTTGGGAGCATATTTTCACCCGCGAGCAGTTCCCCCCCGGCGTCCAAGGTAATCCCCTCGGCCCCTACTATCTGGGCTTTAAGCAGGAGGGCCGGGATGAATACGGCCTCCACGGCACCAATCAACCGGATTCCATCGGGAAGGCTATCTCCCACGGCTGCGTCCGGCTCTTCAACCGCGATATTACCGAGCTTTATTCTTTGGTAGAAGTGGGGACCCCCCTCAGGGTGCAGTGA
- the trxA gene encoding thioredoxin, with translation MTQKKQYKDFDALLQSTDLPVLVDFYAPWCGPCQMMSPIIASVGAELKDKVLVVKINTDKNPQVAEEWQIRELPTLMIFKDGKPVERLTGVHPAPQLLSLLKPLVS, from the coding sequence ATGACCCAGAAAAAGCAGTACAAAGACTTCGACGCGTTGCTCCAGAGTACCGATCTGCCTGTCTTGGTTGATTTCTACGCTCCCTGGTGTGGCCCTTGCCAAATGATGTCTCCCATCATCGCTAGCGTTGGAGCCGAGCTTAAGGACAAGGTCTTGGTGGTTAAAATCAACACCGACAAGAACCCGCAAGTCGCCGAGGAATGGCAGATCCGCGAGTTGCCGACTCTGATGATCTTTAAGGACGGCAAGCCAGTAGAGCGGCTCACCGGGGTCCACCCCGCGCCGCAACTGCTGTCTTTGCTCAAGCCACTGGTCTCTTAG
- the lpxD gene encoding UDP-3-O-(3-hydroxymyristoyl)glucosamine N-acyltransferase has translation MTETTQPALSVTDLARLLEGEVVTATDILVKGIAEPDQATPHEVAFLLDQRTLDHTKAGVLVTAKNAVPKLEGNAHIRVANTRVAFAQTLAYFYPQPVLFPLAGIHPQATVDPKATVHPDTRIGAGAYVGPGAVIGAGTTLFPGVYVGAEVRIGVGCILYPQSVVLDRCILGDRVILNSGAVIGGDGFGFATTVRGHLKIPHVGNVVLEDEVEIGANTAIDRATLKETRVGRGTKIDNLVMIGHNAQVGQDCLMVSQSGIAGSTQIGDRTIIAAQAGVASTGHLEIGSDSVIYGRAGVHRSFPQGSKISGFPAQDHRKELRQQVSLTHVPDLLREVRTLTQRLQQLEAELAAVKAAQQ, from the coding sequence ATGACCGAAACCACCCAGCCTGCACTCAGCGTGACTGACCTCGCCCGTTTACTGGAAGGAGAGGTGGTCACCGCCACCGACATTCTGGTCAAGGGGATTGCCGAACCGGATCAAGCGACCCCCCATGAGGTCGCCTTTCTGCTGGACCAACGGACCTTAGACCACACGAAGGCGGGCGTTCTGGTCACGGCTAAGAATGCCGTCCCCAAGCTAGAAGGCAACGCCCACATCAGAGTCGCCAATACTCGGGTGGCTTTTGCTCAGACGCTGGCTTACTTTTATCCCCAGCCGGTCCTCTTCCCGCTAGCAGGTATCCACCCTCAAGCTACGGTGGACCCAAAGGCTACCGTCCATCCCGATACCCGGATTGGAGCTGGAGCCTATGTCGGACCTGGAGCTGTAATTGGGGCGGGGACAACGCTCTTTCCGGGGGTGTATGTCGGGGCTGAGGTGCGGATTGGGGTAGGATGCATTCTCTATCCTCAGTCGGTGGTTTTAGACCGCTGCATTTTGGGTGACCGGGTGATCTTAAATTCAGGGGCGGTGATCGGTGGGGATGGTTTTGGCTTTGCGACTACGGTTCGCGGTCACCTAAAAATTCCCCACGTGGGGAATGTCGTGCTCGAAGATGAGGTAGAGATCGGTGCGAATACGGCGATTGACCGGGCTACGCTCAAGGAGACTAGGGTAGGCCGAGGGACCAAAATTGATAACCTCGTGATGATTGGGCATAACGCCCAAGTAGGCCAGGATTGTCTTATGGTCTCGCAGTCGGGTATTGCCGGGTCTACCCAGATTGGGGACCGGACGATTATCGCAGCCCAAGCTGGTGTGGCGAGCACCGGCCATTTAGAGATTGGCAGCGACTCGGTCATCTATGGGCGGGCTGGGGTCCACCGTTCTTTCCCGCAGGGCTCCAAGATTTCTGGCTTTCCGGCGCAGGACCACCGCAAGGAATTGCGCCAGCAGGTCTCGCTTACCCACGTTCCTGACTTGCTGCGTGAAGTCCGTACCCTGACGCAGCGCCTACAACAACTCGAAGCCGAATTAGCCGCCGTCAAAGCTGCTCAGCAGTGA
- a CDS encoding 2OG-Fe(II) oxygenase family protein: protein MEYYRLKAQAFPTPYLGALAGQVLASPYLAVNNLNRDFVGTRGFSIVFRRSGLEGVGRRFPYLKPYLTQALDPACNAFYLNALLLTAGSRVDPHIDRSLRSYCKTIYPPFQVSVLYVRVPEAMAGGELILSLRKRRVGVIRPAVNLLLTFQGDLTHAVNAMTSPGKRLSLVCEQYALEEEELHQIPELTLESRNLKD, encoded by the coding sequence GTGGAGTATTACCGCCTCAAGGCTCAGGCTTTCCCCACCCCCTACTTAGGAGCGTTGGCAGGTCAGGTTCTGGCATCTCCCTATTTGGCGGTCAACAACCTCAACCGGGATTTTGTCGGTACGCGGGGCTTCTCTATTGTCTTTCGCCGGTCGGGGCTCGAAGGGGTAGGCCGTAGATTTCCGTACCTAAAGCCCTACTTGACCCAAGCCCTCGACCCAGCCTGTAACGCCTTCTATCTCAATGCGCTACTCTTGACGGCAGGTTCGCGCGTGGACCCCCATATTGACCGCAGTCTGCGTTCCTACTGTAAAACCATCTATCCCCCGTTCCAGGTGAGCGTCCTCTATGTGCGTGTTCCCGAAGCGATGGCAGGCGGGGAACTGATCCTCAGTCTGCGCAAGCGGCGGGTGGGGGTGATTCGCCCTGCTGTCAATCTGTTGCTGACGTTCCAGGGAGACCTCACGCATGCCGTCAATGCCATGACCAGCCCCGGCAAGCGGCTGAGTCTGGTCTGTGAACAATACGCCCTTGAAGAGGAAGAACTCCATCAGATCCCCGAACTCACCCTAGAGTCGCGCAACCTCAAGGATTGA